ATTTTCTGGGTTTTTCCAGTCCCTACCATTGGAATATCagagattttattatttgaatatttaatcaTCTATTATACATCTATTAGTGTGTTGATATGTGCTTAATATCGACAAGTGACATTTGTGTACataattaaaatctttaaatacTAGAATATTTCAAACCTCAGTATCTTGCTCTTCTCAGTAAGTTTGTTCTTCAGCTCTTGTAGTTGATCTTCATATAActagagtaaaaaaaatttggatttaaaaactaataaaaaagagaaatatatatatatatatattatgttctCAACTTTAGGAACCCATTTACCTTGAGGGTATCAACATTTCTATTATGGGGCAAGCTTAATGGATCAAACTCTGACTCccaatttacataaaatttccTCAACatcttcattaaaaaattaattttaattggaaagaaatgaaattataaaataaaatcctaaatcaAGACCGAGTACCGAGACGTACCTCCATTGTATAGGCCCTCCTGGccaaagaaatagaaaaagaaattttagctattgaattcctttttttttaaaaaaaggaaaaactattttattaatattttttacctTTCCTCGCGCTCTACGAATGGCATATTCGAGACTTTCTGAAGAATGCTATATAAACCACTATTTTGaccaattttttcaaaaaataaattttaagatttttcaaaaaaaaataacgAAATCGaacttaaataagaaaaaagaaagtggaCTTTTAAttgtgaaagaaaataataatattaatagtgATAATGAAAAATAGAGAGGCGTGAAGTAATTTACTTGGGGTCTTGACCAACAAAAAGAGTTGGTTTACCAGAGGGGGAAGAGAGTGAAAGAACAACTTCAACATCACACAATATAGAAAGCTCTTTTGCTTTCTTAAGAATCCCTCTTTTTCGCATTGAATATATTGCTTGTCTTGCTTTCATGTCTTCCAATctttggatttttaattttcttctccccatttttgttttctctatGTTTCGTTAAATTATTTTCTGGATTTTAGAGTAAAAAACAATAGTGTTTATAAAtgtaaataagaattttaaccATTTTGGTGACTTAAACTAATTATTGTCACAAGACATTTGTTGAGCGTTTTTGTTGAATCATGAACCCAGGTATTGCCAAAAGTAGAAAAAAGAAgtcagtttttttttcttttttcttgccTTATGTTCTTTGTTGTATTGTAATTTCCATTTAGAGAAGACTAAAATTGAAGATGCCATATGGGGATGGGACCACATAgagtgtttttgtttttggttaaaTCTTGTTATTAGTTTATGTACTATGCATAAAATgtggatttagtccttttttattttaatttggtcatctttacataatagttttatattatcatattttaataaaattaaataaaatattttataaaattaaaatgcatattataaacaagattaaatcatcgttttcaaaattttagtgcCATTTCAAACTTAGAAGGCATAAATTCACAGTTCCTCGCATGATCGTAGACTTGTTCATGGGTCAAACCATCTGTCCAGGCTTTAAGGCATGCCTGAAAAATGAGAGGGTTTCGGCAAAATATATGcctaaaaaatgggcttggacaaaaaataatgtCCGTTTTCTAAAAGGCTTGTACCTCAGGTAAGAatttgtaacacctcaaaataTAATGGggttagattaaataaataatcaaatacttGAATAGGATTGATGGTTAAGTTGTTAGTGCACTCCCTAAAGGTTTTAAGTTCTATCCACACATCtctcatttctttccttttaatttttagctAACAAGGATGGaaatcatactaaaataaaatttatttgggcTGAAAACTTAACAATTGTGGGCAACAACCGAATGGGTAtgcatttacttttttttcccttccatAGCTAGGTTTGAACCACCCCAACCTCAAACTAtccctttcatttttattctatattttttctttaaattttaggcCCAAAACTTTGGGAAAATTGCTCCTAATGCCTTACGGTTCCCAAACCCTAGATTTTTAATCTAACTTCTCCAATTGAACTAGGATTATGTTTTGTCTTCAAAACCAAATAGAATTTCTTTCACCTCCCTATTTATTctcttctttcctttcttttaaatcaaattttacattcCAAATCCTAGCCAAGAATCTGTAAGTATGCCTTAATCCCAGTGTTTAGATCTCAAATCACTATAGAACTTCTATCTAACGATAATCTTCTGACCGATTAAACAATCTTTCTCAATTCTTGACAAATCTTTCATTCATGTcatttaatcttgataaatcttgaaaatcaTTATTAATTGTTGCTTAAATGTTGTTTGAAGGACTCAAGTTAGTTACCCTAGATCAAACTAGAACGTGAGCAACGTTGCTCGAGATCCTAGAGACATGTGTCTGTTATTTTACAAGCAAATCGGGGCAAACCCTGCCTCAGGATAAGGCCACACGACTGTGTAGGCCACTCTTGTGGACCACATGACCCACACATTCCCCTAAAACCCTAGGCTTTTCAATTCTTACATGGCCTTAATCTATCACACGGCCTAGCTACACAGTCCAGGGCTTCCCATAGGGTCTaatcacatggctgtgtgttcCTTGTAACTCAGAATTTGCAATTTTTcccctatattttaattttatagtttttcccatattttacaaaattttccgTTTTGACCCAAAGTTTTAGATTTTACAAGTTTCCcctatttttaagattttatactTTTGccctatttttcaaattttacaattttgtcccttactttacaaattttattattttaacccaaaattttatggtttGTTCAGTTTCGCCCCTGGTTGAATCCCTaactattttaaagtttaattttattcaattaagtccctgaTAGTATGATTTATGTTAGAATCCatgattgattaaattaatatagcatttatatacaaatttgCTTGAACTGTGGACAATACATATAACTATTATACCTAAATTTGTGATTCTATATGCAATATGCCTTATATTCTTATTAAGTTGAATACTTAATAAGCATGATTATTTGCTACTGGATTGATctgttataagcatattattttcttttatgtgaaactATTATAAGCATATTGATAGCTATGGTATTATTCTGTTGAAAGCATAATTAAATTCTACCCTATTGATTAGTTTGAGCTCACCATATTACATTGCACTGGTTTTCTTGTGATGGAACTAAAACTGAGCTTCATTGCTCActacttttttttcatttccacCTTTTCATGTAACCCACTCGGTTAGGATGCGGACACGACATTCGGAGGGCTAGGCTCGTatctatttttctatataaatattttatatttattatttgataattttttattcggagattgtattgatttatttttgaattgtgGCATGAGATTTAagttttgggtttgtttttattttgtatgacacttaatttaatttcttaagaCATCATGTTATGATTATTAACTAGTATGCATTAACCCCGATTTTTATGAAGAACGaataaataatacttttatactgctaaatcataattaaaattttgaggaatAA
The sequence above is a segment of the Gossypium raimondii isolate GPD5lz chromosome 4, ASM2569854v1, whole genome shotgun sequence genome. Coding sequences within it:
- the LOC128040480 gene encoding MADS-box transcription factor 50-like, coding for MGRRKLKIQRLEDMKARQAIYSMRKRGILKKAKELSILCDVEVVLSLSSPSGKPTLFVGQDPKRAYTMEVGYTRLDSSRSFGSYPDSSQALHSLQIASSVPSSTLASSVVICVGEATCSGPV